TCGCCGCGGGTGTAGCCGGTCGCCGCCTGATACGTGAGATCGAGCAGGCGCGAGAACGAGAATACCTGCTGGTCCACGTTCTGGAAGCGCGCGCCCAGCTCGAAGCGCGTAAAGCGATTGAGCGGATACAGGCCAGCGGCGAACACCTGCCGCAGCACGAGGCGCGTGATCTCCTGCGACTGCTGGTACTGATTGTTGCCGAGATCGGTGAGCGACGAATTGGAGTAGAGGTACAGCGGCTGCTGCACCACGCCGGTGGTGTACTGCAGGCGGCGGCCGAGGCTCGTGTAGCCGGCAAACACCTGCGCGTCACTCAGCTGTCCGTTGATCGACCCCGAGAGCGCGAGGCGCGAGTTGCCGAGCAGGTCGCTGAGAATGATGGTCGTGCCTCCGTAGGTGCCTTGCCCCCAGCCGCCCTGCTGGTAACCGATCTGCGGCTGCGCCACATATTCCGGCGTGAGGCGCGTCTTGTAGCGGTACTCCTTGAAGCGCGTCGTGTCCGGCAGGTTGAAGTCGAAGCTGTCCATCAGCGCCTTGACGCTCACCGCCTCGGCCATGCGCTGCACCGTGGACGCCGGCAGATCGCTCGAGGTGCGCGCCGCAGCGCCCGTCACCGGGCGGTAGAAGCTCCGCCGTGCCGCGGCCGTATCCTGCAGCGTGCCCTTGGCCAGATGCGCGCCCGGGTCCGCGGTGACCGGCGGCTGCGCGCCACCGCCCACGCCACCCGCGCTACCGGTGGTGCCGCCGGTGGTGCCGCCGGTGGTGCTCCCCGGCGCGCCGGCGGTGCTGCCCGTGCCTGGGAGACCGCTGCCAGCCCGCGCGCCACCCTGCGCCACCACGGCGCGCTCCTGGAACGGCTGCTTCTTGAGCGACCGCGGATTCTTGATCGTCCAGATCGCGTGATCGGTCTTCTCGTAGTAGACGAACGCCAGCTTGTCGGCATCGCGCGCCCACGTGATCGACGGCGACTGCTCCGCCACGGCCGTGACGGCGCCCAGCACGTTGGTCAGCTGGTAGTGCTGCTGATCGGTGAGGTCGAAGAGGAAGATGTTCGCGATGCCGGTGCGGTCGCTGACGAACGCGATGGACTTGCCGTCGGGCGCCCACTGCGGGTTCGTGTTGCGGCCGCCCTGGCCGGGCACCAGCGTGATCTTCTGCGTTTCGACATCCATCAGGTTCAGGCGCCACGGCCCGATCTTGAGGATGTCCATGTCGGTGTCCGGGCCGCGCTCCGATACGAAGGCGATCGTCTTGCCGTCGGGCGACCAGGCCGGCATGAGATCGCCATACGTGTCCTTGGTGAGCTGCGTGTACCCCGGCGTGTTCATCGAGACGACGTACAGGTCGCTCGTGCCATGCCGCATGCCGCTGAACACGATCTTCTGGCCATCCGGAGAGAAGCTCGGACTCAGCACCTGATCGAGCAGCAGATCAAAGCGCTTCACGATCTTCCGACGCGGCACATCCATGACGTAGAGCACGTCGCGACCGGCCCGCTGACCGGTGAAGGCGAGCAGCTTCCCATCGGGCGAGAACGACGGCTGCGAGTAGATGAAGCGCAGCTGCTCGAAGTCGGGGTTCGTCGTGGTCTTCACGAGGCGCGTGATGCGCTTGCCCGTGCGACCATCGGCGAGGTACAGCTCCGGGAAGACTTCACCGCGCAGCAGGCTGCCGTAGCCCACGTAGGTGATGTACTTGCCGTCGTTCGACAGCGCCGGCGCGACGAACACGTTCGCGATCGAGCCGGTGCGCTTCTGGGAGAGCAGGGGCTCGGCGAACGAGCGCGGCCGATCGAGCTGCGAGACGGTGGGCAGATACTTCGCCTGCATCGCCAGCTTCCATTCGGCGCTCAGCTCGTCGAGCGAGATGCCGATTTCGCGGCGGAAGGCGCGATCGATGCCGAGGCTGGGCGTGGCGTTCATGATTTCGCCAATGGCCTCGTCACCCCAGCGCTGGCCCACGTACTGCCACAGCGCGAGGCCGTAGCGGTACGGGAAGTACTTGTCGGGGCGCTCCGTCATCTGGGCGATGCTCGGCAGCGTGTTGTTCACCACCGCGTCGCGCACCCAGGTGTCGGTCCAGGGATGCGACGGACCGATCGAGAAGTATTCGGCCAACCCTTCCATGTACCAGAGTGGCGGGTTGACCATCGACAGGTTCTGCAGCCCGGCGCCGGCGCGGCCGCGCGAGAAGATGTCGAAGGTGAAGACGTGCACCATTTCGTGGGTGAGCACGTGCTCAAAGCTCGCCCAGTCGCCACTGAAGAATTGCGCCATCCGCTGGCGCAGCGGGTCGGTCACACCGCCGGTGCCCTCCCCGAGGTCGCCAAAGACATTGCTTTGCGCGAAGTCGCCGCTCGATCCATAGATGAGCACCGGCTTCTTCTCGCGGAACTGGTGCGCCGTGAGGCGGGACAACCGGGCGTACGAACGCTCCGCCATACGCGCGGCATCGGGCGCGACGTCGGCGAGCTCCGGATAGTAGTGGACGAGAAAGTGCTCCGTCTCGACCACACGCCAGCGCAGGTTGTCGTACTGGACCTGATTCTGCCCGAAGTACCCCTGGGCGGCCACGGGTGAGGCGGCCAGCAGCATCGCCGCCGCCACCGCGGATGCAGCGACGCCGACGGACTGCACTCCCTGCCACCACGACGTGCGCTGCTGCCTGATCATTTACCGGGCTCCCTGCCTGACTTGGGTGTCTACGGAGACGGGGGTCGCGTCGCTCCACAGCCGCTCGAGCTGATAGAACTGGCGCAAGGTGGGATGGAAGACGTGCACCACGCAGTCGGCGTAATCCAGCAAGGCCCAGCGCCCCTGCGTGAGGCCCTCGGTCATACTGGTAGACACGCCACCCGCCTTTAACCCTGCCTGGATGTGCTCAGCGACCGCGCGGACGTGGGTGTCCGAGGTCCCTGAGGCGATAACAAAGAAATCGGTCATGTCCGTCACTCCTCGCAAATCGAGGACGACGATGTCGGAGGCCTTGAGTTCGCTGGCCAGCGAAGCGGCGCGGCGGGCGATGGGTTCTCCGGGACTGGCTTTACGTTCGGCCATCTACACCTGATCAGGGAAGGGACAGCGCATGCGATACCCGACGGGTTTTCCCTGCGGGTACCCGGCCATCCGAGGAAGGTTCTGTGAAGCTTGCGCTCCGGGTGGGCTGAAACGCAACGAGGGGAGCCCGTTTGGCGGGCTCCCCTCGTGACACCCGGTACCCAGAGGGATCCCGGGGAATAAACGCCGACTTACTGCTTGATGATCCAGACCTTGATCTCGGGGTGCACGTCGGCGTGGAGCCGGACGCCCACCTTGTACATGCCGAGGGCCTTGATCGGCTCGTTGAGCTCGATCTGACGCTTCTCGACCTTGAAGCCCTGGGCTTCGAGCTGATGCGCGATGTCCGAGGCGGTGACGGAGCCGAAGAGCTTGCCCTCTTCGCCCACGCGCGCGGCGAAGGTCACGGAGACCTCGGCGAGCTTGTCGGCGATGGCCTGGGCGGCCGCGATCTTCTCCTGCTCGAGCGCCTCAAGACGGCTCTTCTCGGCCGCGATGCGCTTGCGGTTGCCCGGCGTCGCCTCGTAAGCGAAGCCACGCGGGAGGAGGAAATTGCGGGCATAGCCCGGCGACACGGAGACGATGTCACCAGGATGTCCGAGCTTGTCCACGGCACTGCGAAGAATGACTTCCATGGGAACTCCGGTCGAACGGATGAAAGGAATCGAGATCGTTGTCAGGGCGACGACGGCCGGCGCGTGTAAGCGCCGGCGCGGAAGTCGCGCCAGGTGTCTCCCAGTCCGAGGGTGAAGGTGACGGCGGCCAGAGCCACCAGCACCCACACCGGCCCGAGCACCGGGACCAGCACCGCCAACGCGAGCAGCACCCACACCGCCGCCCGGTCAGGGATCCACCAGGTCAGGACACCGGCGCCCCGCAGGGCGTACAACGTCCCGAAGAAACAGGTCAGGTTGAGCCCGACGTCGCGCCACTCCACCAGCGTGGGAAGCAGCAGGATCGTCGTGCCGGTCACCAACCCCCACACCAACTGATCGTTGAAGCGCAGGTCGCGCAGCTCACCGAGCGGCGGACCGATCCGTGCCCGGGCGAGCCGATGATAGGCGGCCCAGCCAAGCGCGAGCGCCACGAGGGATTCCAGAGCCAGCAGCGTCGGCGCGAGTCGAACCAACGCGCCCGGCTGCAACCCACCGACCGCCTCGATTGACGCGACCGGCTCCCCCAACTGCACCAGCATGGTTTCCAACCGCGTGGCCCGATCGGCGGCCTCGGGGAAGCGGTTCGTGAACCGCTGCCACGAGTCGGAACCGGCTCGGCCATGCCACTCCTGCAACGCCTCACCGAGGCGTTGCTGATACTCCCGGGTCAGCATCCGGGCGGGACCATCGAAGGCCCCGACACCGGCCGGAGCTCGCAGCGAGAGACTGAAGCTGGTCACGAGACCAGCGACGGCTACTGCCGCAAGCGCCCGTGCGAGAAATGCCCGAGCCGGCGACGCGAGGCAGACCAGCCCGAAGGCGGCGCCCAACGCAACGGCCCACCCGCGAACAAAGGCGCCATACCCCGCCATGGGGAGCGGCACCTTCCAGAGCACGTAGGCCGCCGCAGCGACCCACAACAGTCCCATCAGGGACCGGCCCCCGGCCCACCAGCCAACGACCGCGCAGGACGCGATCCCGACCAGCACGAGCAGGGCGAACTGCTCCACGGGCAGGAGCAGGCGAACCGCACCAGCGATAAGGGCGAGGGCTGGTGGCCAAGCCGGCGCCGCGGTCACGAGGACCATCAGCACCATGCCGAGCACGAACCAGCGCCACCCACGCTCCTGCGGAGCCGCTCCGGACGGAGCAGTCGCGGCGGGTCCCGGCGCGACCGCTTCGGGCATACTCAGCCCGTCTGCCCCTTCACGTACGGAAGGAGCGCGAGGTAGCGCGCCTTCTTCACGGCCTTCGAGAGCTGACGCTGATGACGCGCATCGACGCCGCTCAGACGGCTCGGCAGGATCTTGCCGTAATCCGTGATGAAGCGGGCGAGCAGGCGATCATCCTTGTAATCCACGTAGCGGATGCCCGCTTCCGTGATCGGGCAGGGCTTCTTCTGGCGGCGCATGGGTTATTCCTCGTCGTCGTCGTCATCGTCGCTCGCGCGACGGCGCGAGGCGAGCTCTTCATCGCTGAGCTTCGGCGCACCGAGCTCGTGCTCATACAGCGTCACCATGTAGCGCACGACGCTGTCGTCGAGCTTGAGCGCACGCTCGAACTCGGGAAGCACGGCCGGGGCGCAGGTGAACAGGCTGATGACGTAGTAGCCGCTCTCGTGGCGGCCAATCTTGTACGCGAGCTGACGACGGCCCCAGTGCTCGATCGTCGCCGGTTCGGCGAGGCTGAGCAGGCCCTGCAGCTTCTCGAGCTTGTCGACGATCGCCTGGTCTTCCAGTGCGCTGTCGAAGATGTACACGGCTTCGTACCGCCGCGTAGGATTACGGCGGATCTTGAGCTTTGCCACTCGGCAATCCTCCCTATGGTCTGAGGTGCCACCCGCAGTGCCGATCCGCGGGCGGAGGGTCAGGGGATCGGACGAGCCGATCCGGATGAGCCTTGAAGCATACCAGCATCGGGGCGCAAATCCAACCCCAACCCGATAACCCAACCCGATAACCCAACCCGATAACCCCCAACCTGTTACCCCAAACCCCAAACTGATCAGTTGGGGGTTCGGGGTGGTACGGTTTGGGGTTCTTGGGATGGGTTTGGGGTAGAATTCGGAATGTGCGGCCGCTACGGCTTCGGTAACCCCGCCCGTCTGGGCACCCTCCCCCTTGGGGTCGAGCTCCCGGAGCTCGGCGCCCGCTACAACGTGGCACCCTCCCAGGCGGTCCCGTTCGTCCTTCAGGACCGAGAGGGGCGGCGGGCGGAGTTCGTCAGATGGGGGCTGGTCCCGTTCTGGGCCGATGACCCCTCGATCGGCAACCGGCTGGCCAATGCCCGATCCGACTCCGTGGCGGGCAAGCCCTCCTTCCGGAATGCCTTCAAGAGCCGCCGGGGGCTGATGCTGGCGGACCTGTTCTACGAGTGGCAGGTCCTGCCGGGGCAGAAGGTCAAGCAGCCCTGGTGTATCCGGCTGGCCGACGACGCGCCCTTCGCCATGGCGGCGCTCTGGGAGCGGTGGACACCCAAGGCCACCCCGGAGGTGGCGCCGCTCACGACCTGCTGCGTGATCACCACCGAGGCGAACGGCGTGATGACGCCCATTCACGATCGGATGCCGGTGATCCTGCACGAGGCCGACTACGACCAGTGGCTCGACCCGAAGACGCCACCGGCGGTAGCGCAGGCGCTGCTCCGGCCGTTCGACGGCGCGATGCGCGCGTTCGCGGTGAGCACGCTGGTGAACAAGCCGGGCAACGATGTGCCGCAGTGCCTCGAGCCGCTCGCGTAGGGCCTACTTCGTCCCCGCCGCGCTCTTGAGATAAAGGTTGAGGCTCCCGATCGAGAGCTTCGACTTCATCTGCACCATGATCCGACGCTCGTCATCGGTGATCCACACCTCGGCCTTCCCGTTCTGCGAGAAGATGCCCTTGGTCTGGAAGGTGGGCTGCAGCACGACGGTCTTGAACGTACCGGCCGGGACGGTCACCGTCTCCCGACGGAGCACGCGGATGCGGACCGGATTGCCGTCCTTCTTGAAGTAGCGGTCGAACTCGTAGCTCTGGCCGACCTCGAGCGGAATGGTGCGCACGAAGTACAGGAACGACCCTTCGTCGAGTGGCTGCGCGACCGACGGTTCCTCACGCTTCTCGCCATCGCGGAGCATCTGCCGATCGGGGTAGATCTCGAAGCGACGCTTCCGCTCGTAGTTCCCCTCGTCGATGTCCTGATAGAAGCGCAACGAGGTGAGCGACACGACGTCGAACCACGACTCATTGAGGTCGTTCACGCGATACAGCGCGAAGCCACCGGTGATGCGAAAGACCGTGTGCCACGTGGTCTTCCCGCGCAGCTCGGCGATCTCCTTCACCTCCATACTGCCGTTGCCGACCTTGATCGAGCCGAACTTGAGCTCGTAGTCGAGGCGCTCGCCCACCGTGAAGGGGACCTTGGCCGCGTCGGCGGGGAGTCGGCCCCCCTCGACCGGCTGGGGGCCGGCAAAGGCCTGCGCATGCAGCGACGCCCCCGAAATCGGAGGCATCAGCAGCAGGCCCGCGGCCAGCCGACGCAGCAGGAGGGGGAGGCGCATGCCAATCCTACCCAGGTGATGCGGAAAAGATCGTCACCCGGATCGGCGTCAGGTCAGACGTTGAACCGGAACAGGAGCACGTCGCCGTCCTGCACGACGTATTCCTTGCCTTCGGAGCGGACCACACCCTTTTCCTTCGCGCCCTTCCAGCCGGCGTGCGTCACGAAATCGCTGTAGGCCACCGTTTCGGCACGGATGAACCCCTTCTCGAAGTCGGTGTGAATCACACCGGCCGCCTTGGGCGCCGTGTCGCCACGGTGGATCGTCCAGGCCCGCACTTCCTGTTCACCGGCGGTGAAGTAGGTCTCGAGGCCGAGCAGGTGGTAGCCGGCGCGAATCAGGCGGTCGAGCCCGGCACTTTCAATGCCGAGCGACGCCAGAAACTCCTTGCGCTCATCGGGCGGGAGTTCGGCGAGCTCCGACTCGATCTTGGCCGAGAACGGCACCACTTCGGCGTGCTCGCCACCGGCGGCGACCGCCGCGCGCAAGGCCGTGAGGTACGCGCCCTCATCGCCCGACAGCTCGGCGTCGGTAACGTTCGCCGCATAGAGCACCGGCTTGGCGGTGAGCAGCTGCAGGCCGGCCAGCTTCTCGAGCTCGTCGGCCGAGAGCCCCGCCCGCCACAGCGGCTTCCCCTCGGAAAGCGTCGCGTTGGCCGCTTCAAGCGCCGGCAACTCGGCCAGCGCCTCCTTGTCATTCGCCTTGGCCGCGCGCCGCGCCTTGTCGAGCCGCTTTTCCACCTGCGCCAGATCGGAGAGCGCGAGTTCGAGCTCGATGATCTCCTTGTCGCGCGCCGGGTCGGGCTGCCCCATCACGTGCGTGACATCATCGTCGGCAAAGCAGCGAATGACGTGCACGATCGCGTCGGTCTCGCGGATGTTCTGCAGGAACTTGTTCCCGAGCCCTTCTCCCTGCGACGCGCCCTTCACGAGCCCCGCGATGTCCACGAACTGCACCACCGCTGGCACCGTGCGCTTCGGCTGCACGATCTCCGCCAGCTTGTCGAGGCGCGGATCGGGCACCTCCACCATGCCCACATTCGGCTCCACCGTGCAGAACGGATAATTCGCCGCCTCCGCCTTGGCCGCGGTGAGCGCATTGAACAGCGTGGACTTGCCGACGTTGGGGAGGCCTACGATGCCGAGACGGAGCATGCGGGTGCTGTATGGGGAACCCGGCTGATCGTGGACCGATCAGTGTGGGGTTTGGGGTTGTCGGGTTCGGGGTTGCCGGGTGAACGGCGGCGCGCCCGGGTATTCGGCGAAATGTAGTGGATCTCGTTCGAATGATGACACTGGAGACCCGGGACGAGCCTACCGTGTGGGCATGCAAGACTTCAGAAAGCTCCGGGTGTGGGAGGCGGCGCAGCAGCTGGCGGCGGAGGTGAACCAGGTGGCCAGCCAGCTGCGTGACGTCGGCGGGCTGCGCGCCCAGCTCCGGCGGTCGTCCGAATCCATTGCGTCCAATATTGCCGAGGGAGCGAGACGCCAGTCGCCCGCCGACTTTGCACACTTTCTGCAAACAGCCATCGCCAGTGCGAGCGAGTGCGAAAGCCAGTTGGATTTGCTCCGTCGCCTGAGAAAGGCACAAGAGCCTACCATCGCCAAACTGCTGGAGGATGTGGTACGCCTGCGGCGACAGATCATCGCGCTCAGAAAGCGAGTACTCGCCCCCATCCAAACCCAACCCAGAAACCCCGAACCCTAAAACGCCAAACCCCAAACTGATCAGTTTGGGGTTTGGGGTCTTAAGGTTCGGGGTTGATGGGTTACTGCTTGCAGCTTCCCTTCGGGTCCATCTTCGCCCCGTCCACCTTCGGTCGCGTCGCCGAGTTGCCGAGCGTCAGCGCAATGTCCGCCACCAGCTTCGTCACCTTCGTCATGTGCTGGTAATCGATGTACTGCGGCTCGTCGGTCAGCTGGTGGTAGGCCGAGTGGCCGCCCGTGGTGAAGAAGGTCACCGGGATGTTGTAGCGCGCGTACTCGTAGTGGTCGGAGCGGCAGTAGATGTTCATCGGATGGCCGTTCGCGTCCATGCCGTAGTCGAACGTCAGGTTGTGCCCCTTCTCCTTGTTCACCTTCTCCACCAGATCACCGAGTTCGGTGGAGAGGCGGCGCGAGCCGACGAGCTGCACGTAGTTCGGGCCGCCGCGGAGCGGGGCGCCGTCCTTGCTCTTGCCGGTTTCGTCGGTCGCGGCGCCGCGGCCGACCATGTCCATGTTGAGCTGCGCGATGATCGAGTCGCGCGGCACCGTCGGATGATCGGTGAAGTACGCCGAGCCCCAGAGCCCTTTTTCTTCGCCGACGTGCCACACGAAGAGGATCGAGCGCTTGGGCTTCGTACCGAGCGACGACAGGTACTCGGCGATTTCCTGCACCGCGACCGAGCCCGAGCCGTCATCGTCGGCACCGTTGAAGATCGAGTCACGGCGCGGCGCCTTCGTCTTGCGGATCGTGGCGAGCTCCTGATTGATCTGCGCCCACTGCTCGGCGGTGGGCATCTTCCCCTGATCTTCGGCACCACCCGGGCGGGCGATGCGATTGAGGACCAGCATCGAGTCGTGATCGGCGGCGCGGCGGGCCATGCCGACGTGATCGCTGTGGGCGCCGATCGCGACGTAGCTGTTGCGGAGCGCCGGATCACTACCCGGGAGAATCGCCACGACATTGCGCGCCTGGAACGGCGACGGCGTGACCGCGACCTTGGCATCGACCGTGAGTGCATTGCCGCTCATGCCCACGGTGAGTTCGTTCACCGGCTTGCCGAAGAGCTTCGGGCTCGCGGCAGCCAGCGCGAAGACGCGCGACTCATCGGGGCTCGCCGCATCGTCGACAAATGCGCCGCTGCCCATGATGAACCCGAAGATGCCGACGGCCTGCGGCGGGATGATGACCACCATCCCCTTGGCGCCGGCGGGCAGGAGATTCTTCCCCTCGAGCGCCAACTCCACGCCCGCCTGCGACAGCGGCATCGTGTACGCCACCACCTTGCCCGCGGCCTGATCGGCCGGGAGCGCATTCTTGCCGAGCTCACCGCCGAAGATCACCGGCGCGCTGCTCCAGGCGATGTTCTTGGCGCCGCTGAAGCCCCACTCGGTGCGCAGCTTGAGCGATTCGGTGCCCACGAGGAACGTGGAGGTCGAATCGATGCGCTTGTTCTTGAGCGGCAGCACCTGGAAGTACGTGCCGTTCTCACCGGCCGGCTTGAGGCCGAGGCGCTCGACTTCGCGCGCGAGCATCGCGGTGGCCTTGTAGCTGCCCTCGGTGCCGGCATCGCGCCCCATGAGCGAATCGTCGGCGAAGGC
The Gemmatimonadaceae bacterium DNA segment above includes these coding regions:
- a CDS encoding M28 family peptidase; the encoded protein is MLRLCVRRATDRALLLALPAVLAACASGTAAGSKSAAEVPAPGSLPLKYTPKPTSGAISAGDLMSRLYAFADDSLMGRDAGTEGSYKATAMLAREVERLGLKPAGENGTYFQVLPLKNKRIDSTSTFLVGTESLKLRTEWGFSGAKNIAWSSAPVIFGGELGKNALPADQAAGKVVAYTMPLSQAGVELALEGKNLLPAGAKGMVVIIPPQAVGIFGFIMGSGAFVDDAASPDESRVFALAAASPKLFGKPVNELTVGMSGNALTVDAKVAVTPSPFQARNVVAILPGSDPALRNSYVAIGAHSDHVGMARRAADHDSMLVLNRIARPGGAEDQGKMPTAEQWAQINQELATIRKTKAPRRDSIFNGADDDGSGSVAVQEIAEYLSSLGTKPKRSILFVWHVGEEKGLWGSAYFTDHPTVPRDSIIAQLNMDMVGRGAATDETGKSKDGAPLRGGPNYVQLVGSRRLSTELGDLVEKVNKEKGHNLTFDYGMDANGHPMNIYCRSDHYEYARYNIPVTFFTTGGHSAYHQLTDEPQYIDYQHMTKVTKLVADIALTLGNSATRPKVDGAKMDPKGSCKQ
- a CDS encoding SOS response-associated peptidase encodes the protein MCGRYGFGNPARLGTLPLGVELPELGARYNVAPSQAVPFVLQDREGRRAEFVRWGLVPFWADDPSIGNRLANARSDSVAGKPSFRNAFKSRRGLMLADLFYEWQVLPGQKVKQPWCIRLADDAPFAMAALWERWTPKATPEVAPLTTCCVITTEANGVMTPIHDRMPVILHEADYDQWLDPKTPPAVAQALLRPFDGAMRAFAVSTLVNKPGNDVPQCLEPLA
- the rpsR gene encoding 30S ribosomal protein S18 produces the protein MRRQKKPCPITEAGIRYVDYKDDRLLARFITDYGKILPSRLSGVDARHQRQLSKAVKKARYLALLPYVKGQTG
- a CDS encoding DUF3108 domain-containing protein, which translates into the protein MRLPLLLRRLAAGLLLMPPISGASLHAQAFAGPQPVEGGRLPADAAKVPFTVGERLDYELKFGSIKVGNGSMEVKEIAELRGKTTWHTVFRITGGFALYRVNDLNESWFDVVSLTSLRFYQDIDEGNYERKRRFEIYPDRQMLRDGEKREEPSVAQPLDEGSFLYFVRTIPLEVGQSYEFDRYFKKDGNPVRIRVLRRETVTVPAGTFKTVVLQPTFQTKGIFSQNGKAEVWITDDERRIMVQMKSKLSIGSLNLYLKSAAGTK
- the rplI gene encoding 50S ribosomal protein L9 encodes the protein MEVILRSAVDKLGHPGDIVSVSPGYARNFLLPRGFAYEATPGNRKRIAAEKSRLEALEQEKIAAAQAIADKLAEVSVTFAARVGEEGKLFGSVTASDIAHQLEAQGFKVEKRQIELNEPIKALGMYKVGVRLHADVHPEIKVWIIKQ
- the rsfS gene encoding ribosome silencing factor is translated as MAERKASPGEPIARRAASLASELKASDIVVLDLRGVTDMTDFFVIASGTSDTHVRAVAEHIQAGLKAGGVSTSMTEGLTQGRWALLDYADCVVHVFHPTLRQFYQLERLWSDATPVSVDTQVRQGAR
- a CDS encoding four helix bundle protein, with product MQDFRKLRVWEAAQQLAAEVNQVASQLRDVGGLRAQLRRSSESIASNIAEGARRQSPADFAHFLQTAIASASECESQLDLLRRLRKAQEPTIAKLLEDVVRLRRQIIALRKRVLAPIQTQPRNPEP
- the rpsF gene encoding 30S ribosomal protein S6; translated protein: MAKLKIRRNPTRRYEAVYIFDSALEDQAIVDKLEKLQGLLSLAEPATIEHWGRRQLAYKIGRHESGYYVISLFTCAPAVLPEFERALKLDDSVVRYMVTLYEHELGAPKLSDEELASRRRASDDDDDDEE
- a CDS encoding DUF2232 domain-containing protein — its product is MPEAVAPGPAATAPSGAAPQERGWRWFVLGMVLMVLVTAAPAWPPALALIAGAVRLLLPVEQFALLVLVGIASCAVVGWWAGGRSLMGLLWVAAAAYVLWKVPLPMAGYGAFVRGWAVALGAAFGLVCLASPARAFLARALAAVAVAGLVTSFSLSLRAPAGVGAFDGPARMLTREYQQRLGEALQEWHGRAGSDSWQRFTNRFPEAADRATRLETMLVQLGEPVASIEAVGGLQPGALVRLAPTLLALESLVALALGWAAYHRLARARIGPPLGELRDLRFNDQLVWGLVTGTTILLLPTLVEWRDVGLNLTCFFGTLYALRGAGVLTWWIPDRAAVWVLLALAVLVPVLGPVWVLVALAAVTFTLGLGDTWRDFRAGAYTRRPSSP
- the ychF gene encoding redox-regulated ATPase YchF → MLRLGIVGLPNVGKSTLFNALTAAKAEAANYPFCTVEPNVGMVEVPDPRLDKLAEIVQPKRTVPAVVQFVDIAGLVKGASQGEGLGNKFLQNIRETDAIVHVIRCFADDDVTHVMGQPDPARDKEIIELELALSDLAQVEKRLDKARRAAKANDKEALAELPALEAANATLSEGKPLWRAGLSADELEKLAGLQLLTAKPVLYAANVTDAELSGDEGAYLTALRAAVAAGGEHAEVVPFSAKIESELAELPPDERKEFLASLGIESAGLDRLIRAGYHLLGLETYFTAGEQEVRAWTIHRGDTAPKAAGVIHTDFEKGFIRAETVAYSDFVTHAGWKGAKEKGVVRSEGKEYVVQDGDVLLFRFNV